From a region of the Nitrospira sp. genome:
- a CDS encoding site-2 protease family protein: protein MDGFGRNEHQNVDNGLVIETREESAPPPVEEAESGDDIAPSFFSQWALPVVLFTLTVFTTLWAGAYQVYNGPARGPLNFLLTSPETLWRGIPFAGALLFILTTHELGHYLLSRIHRVPASLPLFIPGPPHFIGTFGAIIRMRGPILSRRALFDIGVAGPLAGFVVAVLALIVGLNLSTVVERTATYGLHLGEPLLLQFMSWVVIGPLPPEADVVLHPIGFAAWFGLFVTSLNLIPIGQLDGGHVAYALWGSRQRTMALAFLPILLILGFVGWSGWFLWAFMAGLWGVGHPPVMDPHVPLGRNRTIVGWIALAVFVTTFAPVPFSFH from the coding sequence ATGGACGGCTTCGGGCGGAATGAACATCAGAATGTGGATAACGGTCTCGTCATCGAGACGAGAGAAGAGTCTGCGCCACCGCCTGTGGAAGAGGCGGAGAGCGGTGACGACATAGCGCCGTCGTTTTTTTCACAGTGGGCATTGCCGGTCGTCCTCTTTACCCTGACCGTCTTTACGACTCTGTGGGCCGGTGCCTATCAAGTCTATAACGGACCGGCGCGCGGCCCCCTGAATTTCCTTCTGACCTCTCCTGAGACGCTCTGGCGGGGAATTCCGTTTGCCGGTGCGTTGCTCTTTATTCTCACCACACACGAGTTGGGGCATTATCTGTTGTCCAGGATCCACCGAGTACCCGCTTCCTTGCCGCTGTTCATTCCGGGGCCGCCTCATTTTATCGGAACCTTCGGCGCCATCATCCGCATGCGGGGACCGATTCTCAGTCGTCGTGCGTTGTTCGACATCGGCGTCGCCGGCCCCTTGGCGGGCTTCGTGGTCGCCGTCCTCGCGCTGATCGTCGGGCTCAATTTGTCCACGGTCGTCGAGCGAACGGCGACGTATGGTTTGCACTTGGGCGAGCCCTTGCTGCTCCAGTTCATGTCGTGGGTGGTGATCGGGCCGTTACCGCCTGAAGCTGACGTGGTGTTGCATCCGATCGGCTTTGCCGCGTGGTTCGGGCTTTTTGTGACCTCACTCAATCTCATTCCGATCGGCCAGCTTGACGGCGGCCATGTCGCATACGCGTTGTGGGGCTCGCGACAGCGGACAATGGCGCTCGCCTTTCTCCCAATCTTGTTGATCCTGGGCTTCGTCGGCTGGTCGGGTTGGTTTCTGTGGGCCTTTATGGCGGGACTGTGGGGCGTCGGCCATCCTCCTGTCATGGATCCTCATGTTCCGCTAGGTCGCAACCGGACGATTGTCGGATGGATTGCGCTAGCGGTGTTTGTCACGACCTTTGCCCCAGTTCCCTTTTCCTTCCACTAA
- a CDS encoding zinc ribbon domain-containing protein produces MITGSTSTTHCPKCQAEQSEKAEECVRCGIIFAKYRPNAVRARVRGSSPSVDRSQWFLTAKQWLIESDTTTDSMTFYGRAAVFVVMIGWGWKFIVTPLETNYTGESFLHLINLPFHEAGHVIFIPFGRFMTILGGTLGQILMPIICLGTFLLKTRDPFGASVALWWTAESMMDIAPYINDARALDLMLIGGVTGKETDGHDWNNILTMLDLLEWDHRLAHLTYNAGILLMLGSFLWGAALLLRQYRRLSA; encoded by the coding sequence ATGATCACAGGAAGCACATCCACGACTCACTGTCCGAAATGTCAGGCGGAACAGAGTGAGAAAGCAGAGGAGTGCGTGCGTTGCGGCATCATCTTCGCCAAGTACCGGCCGAATGCGGTGAGGGCCCGTGTTCGAGGATCCTCACCATCGGTCGATCGCTCTCAGTGGTTTCTGACGGCCAAGCAGTGGTTGATCGAATCGGATACGACGACCGATTCGATGACATTCTACGGTCGGGCAGCCGTGTTTGTGGTCATGATCGGGTGGGGTTGGAAGTTCATCGTGACGCCCTTGGAAACGAACTACACCGGTGAATCATTTCTCCATCTGATCAATCTGCCTTTTCACGAAGCCGGACATGTGATCTTCATCCCATTCGGTCGTTTCATGACGATTCTGGGAGGGACTCTGGGTCAGATTCTTATGCCGATCATCTGTCTCGGCACGTTTCTTCTCAAGACCCGCGACCCGTTCGGCGCTTCTGTCGCGTTGTGGTGGACGGCCGAGAGCATGATGGATATCGCTCCTTACATCAACGACGCGCGGGCGCTGGACCTCATGCTCATCGGCGGAGTAACCGGAAAGGAAACCGACGGGCACGACTGGAACAACATTCTGACAATGCTGGACTTATTGGAATGGGATCACCGGTTGGCTCATCTCACGTATAACGCTGGCATTCTCCTCATGCTCGGTTCCTTCCTCTGGGGAGCCGCTCTCTTGTTGCGCCAATATCGTAGGCTGTCCGCCTAA
- the kdpF gene encoding K(+)-transporting ATPase subunit F: protein MNAMYALGGVVSAGLLVYLMVALLKAEWF, encoded by the coding sequence ATGAATGCGATGTATGCACTGGGCGGAGTGGTGTCGGCGGGGCTCCTGGTCTATCTCATGGTCGCGTTATTGAAGGCTGAATGGTTCTGA
- the kdpA gene encoding potassium-transporting ATPase subunit KdpA: MTMNAILQVLVFFTVLLALVKPLGWYMSRVYEGAPCGLDYLLAPVERTMYRFCGVRPADEMDWKNYGTAMLLFNAAGLLLLYSLQRLQSLLPLNPAHLGAVAPDLAFNTAVSFVTNTNWQAYGGETTLTYLTQMLGLTVQNFVSAATGMAVLVALIRGLRRHTSTTLGNFWSDLVRSTLYILLPLALLVSLLLVSQGVVQTFDSYRTVTVLQPSGYDKAVRDGNGQAILDEQGKPIVEHTTLLEQVIAVGPVASQIAIKQLGTNGGGFFNVNSAHPFENATPLSNFIEVLAILLIPASLCYTFGRMVNDTRQGWVLLAAMTILLFCFVPIGLWAEQSGNPLLAELGVDQQPQAGQAGGNMEGKETRFGITDSALWSAVTTAASNGAVNSMHDSYTPLGGLVPLFLMQFGEVVFGGVGSGLYGMIVFAIIAVFVAGLMVGRTPEYLGKKIEPYEMKMAALLILIMPIVVLGLTAVAVSTEAGRSSILNAGPHGFSEVLYAYTSQGNNNGSAFAGLNANTPFYNLTGGIAMLISRFWLAIPTLALASSLAGKKLVPAGPGTLPTHTPLFVVLLISVVVMVGALTFLPALALGPIVEELRMGGR; the protein is encoded by the coding sequence ATGACGATGAATGCCATTCTGCAAGTGCTCGTGTTTTTTACCGTGCTGCTGGCTCTCGTCAAACCGCTCGGCTGGTATATGTCGAGAGTTTATGAAGGCGCGCCCTGCGGCCTGGACTATCTCCTCGCTCCCGTTGAACGAACCATGTACCGGTTTTGCGGCGTTCGACCGGCCGATGAAATGGATTGGAAAAACTATGGGACAGCCATGCTGCTGTTCAATGCAGCGGGGCTCTTGCTGCTGTATAGCTTGCAGCGCCTACAGAGTTTGTTACCCCTCAACCCGGCTCACCTTGGTGCCGTCGCTCCTGACCTGGCCTTTAATACGGCCGTGAGTTTCGTGACCAACACCAACTGGCAGGCGTACGGCGGAGAAACCACCCTGACATACCTGACCCAGATGCTCGGCCTGACCGTGCAAAACTTCGTCTCCGCAGCCACCGGGATGGCGGTGCTCGTCGCATTGATCCGAGGCCTCAGACGTCACACGTCAACGACGCTTGGAAATTTCTGGAGCGATCTGGTTCGTAGCACGCTCTACATTCTTCTGCCGCTTGCTCTACTCGTATCCCTCCTACTGGTGTCCCAGGGAGTTGTCCAGACCTTCGATTCATATCGGACGGTGACCGTCCTGCAGCCATCGGGTTACGACAAAGCCGTGAGAGATGGGAACGGCCAAGCGATCCTCGATGAGCAGGGGAAGCCAATAGTCGAACACACAACCCTACTTGAGCAAGTCATTGCGGTAGGTCCGGTGGCTTCCCAAATCGCGATCAAGCAGCTCGGCACGAACGGCGGCGGGTTCTTCAACGTGAATTCCGCCCATCCGTTCGAGAATGCTACACCACTGTCCAATTTCATTGAAGTCTTGGCCATTCTTCTCATACCGGCCTCGCTTTGCTACACGTTCGGTCGGATGGTGAACGATACCCGCCAAGGCTGGGTACTTCTGGCCGCCATGACTATCCTTCTGTTCTGCTTTGTTCCCATCGGGTTGTGGGCGGAGCAAAGCGGCAATCCCTTGCTTGCCGAACTCGGTGTGGATCAGCAGCCTCAAGCCGGCCAAGCCGGCGGCAACATGGAAGGAAAAGAGACGCGATTCGGCATTACCGATTCGGCCCTGTGGTCTGCTGTGACGACGGCTGCGTCCAATGGCGCGGTGAACTCAATGCACGATTCGTATACTCCATTGGGTGGACTCGTGCCGCTGTTCCTCATGCAATTCGGCGAGGTGGTCTTCGGCGGAGTCGGCTCGGGACTGTACGGCATGATCGTCTTCGCTATCATCGCAGTGTTCGTTGCGGGATTGATGGTTGGACGGACGCCGGAATATCTGGGAAAGAAGATCGAGCCCTACGAGATGAAAATGGCCGCACTGCTGATTCTGATCATGCCCATTGTCGTCTTGGGCCTCACGGCAGTCGCGGTCAGCACTGAAGCAGGTCGATCATCGATCTTGAATGCCGGTCCTCACGGGTTCAGCGAAGTGCTGTATGCCTATACGTCCCAGGGCAACAACAACGGAAGCGCGTTCGCAGGTCTGAACGCCAATACTCCTTTTTACAACCTCACCGGTGGGATCGCGATGCTGATATCCAGGTTCTGGCTCGCTATTCCGACTCTGGCGCTTGCAAGTTCCCTGGCCGGCAAGAAACTGGTTCCGGCTGGTCCCGGAACCTTGCCGACCCACACCCCCTTATTTGTTGTTCTTTTGATCAGCGTCGTGGTGATGGTCGGAGCCCTCACGTTTCTACCGGCCCTGGCCTTGGGGCCGATCGTTGAGGAGCTGAGGATGGGGGGGCGGTAA
- the kdpB gene encoding potassium-transporting ATPase subunit KdpB produces the protein MAASHKASRSLFNVSITSQALQAAVLKLDPRHQVKNPVMFVVWVGSVVTTLLFLQAMAGAGEAPARFILAVALWLWFTVLFGNFAEAMAEGRGKAQADSLRRARRELSAKKLGSVDFDSEHRAVRNRQFQRGDTFSVVSANQLKQGDVFLVEAGDFIPADGEVVVGVASVNESAITGESAPVIRESGGDRSAVTGGTKVLSDWLIVRVTATPGESFLDRMIAMVEGAKRQKTPNEIALTILLAALTIMFLLATVTLLPFSLYSVQAMGQGTPITVTVLVALLVCLIPTTIGALLSAIGIAGMDRMVQANVIAMSGKAVEAAGDVDVLLLDKTGTITLGNRQATAFLPAEGIDAHTLADAAQLSSLADETPEGRSIVVLAKEKYGLRARDIQEMGATFIPFTAQTRMSGVNLDGRHIRKGSADAIEAYVTSQGGRFPHVVQLHVEAIAKQGGTPLVVAEKAKVLGVIRLQDVVKGGIRERFGELRRMGIKTVMITGDNPLTAAAVAAEAGVDDFLAQATPEAKLQLIRDLQSQGRLVAMTGDGTNDAPALAQADVAVAMNTGTQAAKEAGNLVDLDSNPTKLIEIVEIGKQLLMTRGALTTFSIANDVAKYFAIIPAAFATTYPVLNTLNVMRLATPQSAVLSAVIFNALVIIALIPLALRGITYRPIGAELLLRRHLLIYGLGGVVVPFVGIKLIDMILVALHLV, from the coding sequence ATGGCCGCTTCGCATAAAGCATCCCGCTCATTGTTCAACGTCTCGATCACCAGTCAGGCGTTGCAGGCCGCCGTCCTCAAACTTGACCCCCGCCACCAGGTTAAAAACCCCGTCATGTTCGTGGTGTGGGTTGGAAGTGTCGTGACGACCCTCCTGTTTCTGCAAGCGATGGCCGGAGCGGGGGAAGCTCCGGCCCGGTTCATTCTTGCCGTCGCCCTCTGGTTGTGGTTCACGGTCCTGTTCGGAAACTTTGCGGAAGCGATGGCGGAAGGTCGAGGAAAGGCCCAGGCCGATTCGCTGCGGCGCGCGCGCCGGGAGCTCAGCGCCAAGAAACTTGGTTCGGTTGATTTCGACAGCGAGCATCGTGCCGTGCGGAACCGTCAGTTTCAGCGAGGCGATACCTTCAGCGTCGTGTCAGCGAATCAACTCAAGCAAGGGGATGTGTTCCTCGTGGAGGCCGGAGATTTCATCCCCGCCGATGGCGAGGTCGTGGTGGGGGTGGCGTCAGTGAACGAGAGCGCTATCACGGGTGAGAGCGCGCCCGTCATTCGAGAAAGCGGCGGTGACCGGAGCGCCGTTACGGGGGGCACGAAGGTACTGTCCGACTGGCTCATCGTTCGTGTCACGGCCACCCCTGGAGAAAGCTTCCTGGATCGAATGATCGCGATGGTCGAAGGAGCCAAGCGCCAGAAAACGCCGAATGAAATTGCCCTGACCATTCTGCTGGCAGCGCTTACGATCATGTTCCTGCTGGCTACGGTCACCCTGTTGCCGTTCTCTCTGTACAGCGTGCAGGCCATGGGACAGGGGACGCCCATTACGGTCACCGTGTTGGTCGCACTCTTGGTCTGTCTGATTCCGACGACCATCGGGGCTCTTCTCTCAGCCATTGGGATTGCCGGAATGGACCGCATGGTGCAAGCCAACGTCATCGCGATGTCGGGAAAAGCTGTTGAAGCGGCAGGCGACGTGGACGTTCTGTTGCTTGATAAGACCGGGACCATCACCTTGGGCAACCGTCAGGCGACCGCTTTTCTTCCGGCGGAAGGAATAGACGCCCACACGCTGGCGGATGCAGCCCAGCTCTCGTCGCTGGCGGATGAGACGCCGGAAGGCCGCAGCATCGTCGTGCTCGCAAAGGAGAAGTATGGATTGCGCGCGCGAGACATCCAGGAGATGGGTGCCACATTCATTCCCTTCACCGCCCAGACGCGGATGAGCGGGGTCAACCTGGATGGAAGGCACATACGCAAGGGATCAGCGGATGCCATCGAGGCTTATGTGACGTCCCAGGGAGGACGCTTTCCCCACGTTGTCCAGCTCCATGTCGAAGCGATCGCCAAACAAGGTGGAACACCGCTCGTGGTGGCAGAGAAGGCCAAGGTGCTCGGCGTGATCCGGCTGCAGGATGTCGTGAAGGGGGGGATTAGGGAGCGCTTCGGTGAGTTGCGCCGAATGGGTATCAAGACGGTCATGATCACCGGCGACAACCCGCTAACCGCCGCGGCCGTGGCGGCAGAGGCCGGGGTCGATGATTTTCTGGCGCAAGCAACCCCGGAAGCCAAACTGCAGCTGATCCGCGACCTTCAATCTCAAGGTCGTCTCGTGGCTATGACAGGAGACGGAACGAACGACGCGCCGGCCCTGGCACAGGCCGATGTGGCGGTCGCCATGAATACGGGAACGCAAGCGGCGAAGGAAGCCGGGAATCTGGTCGATTTGGATTCCAATCCGACCAAGCTCATTGAAATCGTGGAAATCGGCAAACAGTTGCTGATGACTCGCGGCGCGTTGACCACCTTCAGTATCGCCAACGATGTGGCCAAGTACTTTGCCATCATTCCTGCGGCCTTCGCCACGACGTATCCGGTACTCAACACATTGAATGTCATGCGGCTGGCAACACCTCAGAGCGCGGTCCTGTCCGCTGTCATCTTCAATGCCCTGGTCATCATCGCGCTGATTCCGCTCGCGTTACGAGGCATCACGTATCGACCGATCGGAGCAGAGTTGCTGCTTCGGCGGCATCTCCTGATCTACGGATTGGGCGGGGTGGTGGTGCCCTTCGTCGGCATCAAACTGATCGACATGATTTTGGTGGCCCTGCATTTGGTGTAG
- the kdpC gene encoding potassium-transporting ATPase subunit KdpC: MKEHIRPTLTMLLLLTILTGLIYPLAITGLANVFYPDQANGSMIVHQGTVIGSRLIGQYVDKPEYFWSRPSATEPFPYNAAASGGSNLGPTNPALIETVTARVAALRVADPGNDVPIPVELVTASGSGLDPHISPAAAFYQIKRVARVRGLDEIIVGTLVAQHIEERQFGFLGERRINVLLLNLALDALPR; encoded by the coding sequence ATGAAGGAACACATACGACCCACCCTGACCATGCTGCTACTGCTGACTATCCTGACGGGTCTTATCTATCCGCTGGCCATCACAGGATTGGCCAACGTGTTCTACCCTGATCAGGCGAACGGCAGCATGATCGTGCATCAAGGCACGGTGATCGGGTCCAGGCTGATCGGACAGTACGTTGACAAACCGGAGTATTTTTGGAGCCGTCCGTCGGCGACGGAGCCGTTTCCTTACAACGCCGCAGCGTCGGGAGGGTCGAACCTTGGCCCTACCAACCCGGCCCTGATCGAAACGGTCACAGCCAGAGTGGCCGCCTTACGAGTCGCAGATCCCGGTAACGACGTGCCCATTCCTGTCGAGCTGGTCACCGCCTCGGGGAGCGGGTTGGACCCCCATATCAGCCCGGCTGCCGCCTTCTACCAAATCAAGCGTGTGGCCCGTGTGAGAGGCCTGGATGAAATCATCGTGGGAACACTCGTGGCTCAACACATAGAGGAACGTCAATTCGGATTCCTGGGTGAACGCAGAATCAATGTTCTACTGTTGAATCTTGCGCTCGATGCGTTACCCCGTTGA
- a CDS encoding sensor histidine kinase KdpD, translating to MDTQRPDPDALLKRVQAEEARQLQGKLKVFFGANPGVGKTYAMLEAAHEQRRDGVDVAIGVVETHGRTETETLVSGLEVIPRRAVEYRGTTLLEFDLDAALARRPTVILMDELAHSNAPGLRHAKRWQDVLEILKAGITVYTTVNVQHLESLNDVVAQITGVRVRETIPDSVLERADDVELIDLPPDDLLQRLKDGKVYVPEQIQHAIQNFFAKGNLIALRELALRRTAERVDQQMEVYRRDHAVVRTWPAAETIMVCVNMKPRGPRLIRAARQMATDLHAKWIAVYVQIPRHLRSPQIERDRLVQTLRLAEQLGAEAVTIAGEHVAQEILSYARSRNATKIIVGKPVRPLWKEWIFGSVVSELVHQSGDIDVYVITGEAGEGEPVARRSLARTSKTDGYVNALFGVLIATAIDWLMFPYFSAENLIMMYLIAVIAIAIRCGRGPSVLASALSVATFDFFFVPPYYSFSVSDIQYLLTLGVMLVVALVISNLTVRLHHQAALSRYRERRTGVLYAMSRDLATHRGTDMLTQLAVAHLREVFDAQIAIFLADANKRVQLQRGEQLYFELDPKESGVAQWVFDHNERAGFGTDTLPGTSALYLPLVGSGGAIGVIAVRPKDSALLLDPEQLHLLESLVNQTALAIERTRLSEEAQQAHVAAETERMRSAILSSVSHDLRTPLATISGAASSLVAGQEALTVAARQDLARSIYREADRLDRLLRNLLNMMRLEAGAVRLSKEWHPLDEIIGAALSRLEGRFPEHIVNTDLPAELPLLLADGVLLEQVIINLVENAVKYAPVGTEIGLTASTTDHQVVVEVADRGPGIPAGEEALIFDKFYRGKSAREGGVGLGLTICRGIVEAHGGRIWAQNRPGGGALIRFSIPLPDEQPAVEREADANSAG from the coding sequence ATGGATACACAACGTCCGGATCCCGACGCGCTGCTCAAGCGTGTGCAGGCTGAAGAGGCCCGGCAGCTTCAAGGAAAGCTCAAAGTGTTCTTCGGCGCCAACCCCGGCGTGGGGAAAACCTATGCCATGCTGGAGGCGGCTCATGAGCAGCGGCGAGACGGCGTGGACGTCGCCATCGGTGTCGTCGAGACACATGGTCGCACGGAGACCGAGACGCTGGTAAGCGGACTGGAAGTCATACCGCGCCGCGCGGTCGAGTATCGCGGCACGACACTCCTGGAATTCGATCTCGATGCGGCGCTGGCGCGCCGTCCAACCGTTATCCTCATGGATGAACTCGCACACAGCAACGCACCGGGTTTACGCCACGCCAAACGGTGGCAGGATGTGCTGGAGATCCTCAAAGCGGGCATCACGGTGTACACCACGGTGAACGTACAGCATTTGGAAAGCCTGAATGATGTGGTTGCGCAGATTACGGGTGTGCGCGTGCGGGAGACCATCCCGGATTCTGTGCTCGAGCGGGCGGATGACGTGGAGTTGATCGACCTTCCCCCGGATGACCTCCTCCAACGACTCAAAGACGGCAAGGTCTATGTTCCGGAACAGATTCAGCACGCCATTCAGAATTTTTTTGCGAAGGGCAATCTGATCGCGCTTCGTGAACTCGCCCTGCGGCGCACTGCCGAACGGGTTGATCAGCAGATGGAAGTGTATAGACGCGATCATGCGGTGGTGCGAACCTGGCCGGCGGCAGAAACCATCATGGTGTGCGTGAACATGAAACCCCGCGGTCCGCGTTTGATCCGCGCCGCCCGTCAGATGGCCACGGATCTTCATGCCAAGTGGATCGCGGTGTATGTGCAGATTCCCCGGCACCTGCGCTCACCGCAAATCGAACGGGATCGTCTGGTACAGACGTTACGGTTGGCGGAGCAGTTGGGGGCCGAAGCGGTGACGATAGCCGGTGAACATGTCGCCCAGGAAATTCTGAGCTATGCGCGAAGCCGTAATGCCACCAAGATCATCGTTGGAAAACCGGTGCGGCCTCTCTGGAAGGAATGGATTTTCGGCTCAGTGGTATCGGAACTGGTCCATCAGAGCGGGGACATCGACGTATACGTCATTACGGGTGAAGCGGGCGAAGGCGAACCGGTTGCCCGACGGAGTCTCGCGAGAACCAGTAAAACGGACGGGTATGTCAACGCGTTGTTCGGAGTGCTGATTGCGACGGCCATCGACTGGTTGATGTTCCCGTATTTCTCGGCCGAGAACCTGATCATGATGTATCTCATCGCCGTGATCGCCATCGCGATTCGTTGCGGCCGCGGCCCATCGGTGCTTGCCTCAGCCTTGAGTGTCGCAACGTTCGACTTCTTCTTTGTGCCGCCGTATTACTCCTTCTCCGTCTCGGACATTCAATACCTGTTGACCCTCGGAGTCATGTTAGTGGTGGCGCTGGTCATCAGTAATCTCACGGTGCGGTTGCATCATCAGGCGGCCTTGTCCCGGTACAGGGAAAGACGCACCGGAGTTCTGTACGCGATGAGTCGAGATCTCGCCACGCATCGGGGAACGGACATGCTGACCCAGCTTGCGGTCGCGCATCTCCGAGAGGTATTCGACGCACAGATCGCTATCTTTCTGGCGGATGCCAACAAGAGAGTACAGCTCCAGCGCGGCGAACAGTTGTATTTTGAGCTGGACCCGAAGGAGTCAGGCGTCGCGCAGTGGGTGTTCGACCACAATGAGCGAGCCGGATTCGGTACCGATACGCTGCCGGGGACCAGCGCATTATATCTCCCGTTGGTCGGCTCAGGCGGAGCGATCGGAGTCATTGCCGTACGGCCCAAGGACTCTGCACTCCTGCTCGATCCCGAACAACTTCATCTTCTGGAATCCCTGGTGAATCAAACGGCCTTGGCGATCGAAAGGACTCGGTTATCCGAAGAAGCTCAGCAAGCGCACGTGGCGGCCGAAACCGAGCGCATGCGTAGCGCGATTCTCAGTTCCGTGTCCCACGACCTGCGAACGCCGCTCGCGACCATCAGCGGTGCCGCCAGCAGTTTGGTGGCGGGGCAGGAAGCTCTCACTGTCGCAGCTCGGCAGGATCTCGCTCGATCCATCTATCGAGAGGCTGATCGACTGGACCGATTACTGAGGAATCTTCTTAATATGATGCGGCTGGAAGCGGGAGCCGTACGGCTCAGCAAAGAGTGGCACCCGTTGGATGAAATCATCGGTGCCGCCCTCTCGAGGCTGGAGGGACGATTCCCCGAACATATCGTCAACACTGACTTGCCTGCCGAACTGCCGTTGCTGTTGGCCGATGGGGTACTCCTGGAGCAAGTGATTATCAATCTTGTGGAGAATGCGGTGAAGTATGCGCCTGTCGGAACCGAAATTGGTCTGACGGCGTCGACGACCGACCACCAGGTCGTCGTGGAAGTCGCTGATCGGGGACCCGGCATTCCAGCCGGAGAAGAGGCACTGATTTTTGATAAGTTTTATCGCGGAAAATCCGCTCGGGAGGGAGGAGTCGGGCTGGGGCTGACCATTTGTCGTGGCATCGTTGAAGCGCATGGCGGACGGATCTGGGCTCAAAATCGGCCGGGCGGGGGTGCGCTGATTCGGTTCTCGATCCCCCTGCCGGACGAGCAACCGGCTGTCGAACGAGAGGCCGACGCAAATTCGGCAGGTTGA
- a CDS encoding response regulator: protein MSQQATILLIEDEPEIRRFLRTSLPAHGFRLHEAATGKDGLIETKARNPDLILLDLGLPDLDGTEMIRQLREWTQIPIIVLSARDQEQAKVAALDLGADDYITKPFGVNELLARMRAALRHASRTAESGESVFTLGDLKADLGRRQVFVSGKEVHLTPIEYKLLTTLIRYAGKVLTHRQLLKEVWGPLHVEEGHYLRVYMRQLRNKLEKTPAHPRYLVTELGVGYRLRTE from the coding sequence ATGTCACAACAAGCAACGATACTCCTGATCGAGGATGAACCGGAGATCCGGCGGTTTCTTAGAACTTCCTTGCCGGCGCATGGTTTCCGACTCCATGAAGCCGCGACGGGGAAGGATGGGCTCATCGAAACCAAGGCGAGAAACCCGGATCTCATCCTTCTGGATCTCGGGCTTCCGGATCTCGATGGAACCGAGATGATTCGCCAACTGCGGGAGTGGACGCAGATTCCCATCATTGTGCTGTCGGCTCGAGACCAGGAACAGGCGAAAGTGGCGGCGCTCGACCTGGGCGCGGACGACTACATCACTAAGCCGTTTGGAGTGAACGAACTCCTTGCGCGGATGCGGGCGGCGCTTCGCCATGCGTCCCGAACAGCCGAAAGCGGTGAATCAGTGTTTACCCTCGGCGATCTGAAGGCAGATCTCGGGCGTCGGCAGGTGTTTGTTTCAGGGAAAGAAGTTCATCTGACCCCGATCGAATATAAGCTGCTCACCACCTTGATCCGGTATGCCGGTAAGGTGCTGACCCACCGTCAGCTGTTGAAGGAAGTCTGGGGCCCGCTCCATGTGGAAGAAGGTCATTATCTGCGTGTGTATATGCGCCAGTTGAGAAACAAACTGGAGAAGACCCCCGCCCATCCCCGCTATCTTGTCACGGAGCTTGGAGTTGGATATCGACTCCGGACAGAATGA